A window of the Microvirga terrae genome harbors these coding sequences:
- a CDS encoding ABC transporter permease yields the protein MPRPLEPVSQGTRVALGISFFILFFAAWAFATLGGFVSRTFLADPITMVQDGWLLLTRFGFLNDIGVTVWRVVGGFVLAAIVAVPLGIMMGAYKSFEAFLEPFVSFARYLPASAFVPLLILWAGIGEMQKLLVIFIGSVFQIILMVAVAVGNTRRDLVEAAYTLGSKDRGVVRRVLIPANAPEIAEILRLVLGWAWTYVIVAELIGSSSGIGHMIIDSQALLATGQMIFGIIVIGVIGLISDFLFKALNRSLFPWRLA from the coding sequence ATGCCTCGTCCTCTCGAACCGGTCAGCCAGGGCACGCGCGTCGCGCTCGGCATCTCCTTCTTCATCCTGTTCTTCGCCGCCTGGGCCTTCGCGACTCTGGGCGGCTTCGTCTCACGCACCTTCCTGGCCGATCCGATCACCATGGTGCAGGACGGCTGGCTGCTACTCACGCGCTTCGGTTTCCTGAACGATATCGGCGTCACGGTCTGGCGTGTCGTCGGCGGTTTCGTGCTTGCGGCGATCGTCGCCGTGCCGCTCGGCATCATGATGGGCGCCTACAAATCCTTCGAAGCCTTCCTCGAACCGTTCGTATCCTTCGCCCGCTACCTGCCGGCCTCCGCCTTCGTGCCGTTGCTCATCCTGTGGGCCGGCATCGGCGAGATGCAGAAGCTCCTCGTGATCTTCATCGGTTCGGTCTTCCAGATCATCCTCATGGTGGCGGTCGCGGTCGGCAACACCCGTCGCGATCTCGTCGAGGCGGCCTATACGCTCGGCTCCAAGGACCGGGGTGTGGTGAGGCGCGTGCTCATTCCGGCCAATGCGCCCGAGATCGCCGAGATCCTGCGGCTCGTGCTCGGCTGGGCCTGGACCTACGTGATCGTCGCGGAGCTCATCGGCTCCTCGTCGGGAATCGGGCACATGATCATCGACAGCCAGGCGCTTCTCGCGACGGGACAGATGATCTTCGGCATCATCGTAATCGGCGTCATCGGCCTCATCTCGGACTTCCTGTTCAAGGCTCTCAACCGCTCGCTCTTCCCCTGGAGGCTCGCATGA
- a CDS encoding Lrp/AsnC family transcriptional regulator: MSRSLPSITLDRHDRAILAILQRNNATPQRLIGEAVNLSAPAVQRRIRRMEEAGVITANVAVVDPARLGPSITIVVEVEVISETAELIDAAKREFAAIPEVQQCYYVTGEADFVLIVVVPTMTAYEALTRRLFFGNNNVKRFRTLVAMDRIKVGLTVPVAE; the protein is encoded by the coding sequence GTGTCCAGGTCCTTGCCGTCGATCACCCTGGATCGCCATGATCGGGCTATCCTGGCCATTCTTCAGCGGAATAACGCGACGCCGCAGCGGCTGATCGGCGAGGCCGTCAACCTGTCGGCACCGGCCGTGCAGCGCCGCATCCGACGCATGGAGGAGGCGGGTGTCATCACGGCCAATGTCGCGGTCGTCGATCCAGCGCGGTTGGGGCCGTCGATCACGATCGTGGTCGAGGTCGAGGTGATCAGCGAGACCGCCGAGCTGATCGATGCCGCCAAGCGGGAGTTCGCTGCCATTCCGGAGGTACAGCAGTGCTACTACGTCACCGGAGAGGCCGACTTCGTGCTGATCGTCGTGGTGCCGACGATGACGGCCTATGAGGCGCTGACACGGCGGCTGTTCTTCGGAAACAACAACGTGAAGCGGTTCCGCACGTTGGTTGCCATGGACCGCATCAAGGTCGGATTGACGGTTCCCGTGGCGGAGTGA
- a CDS encoding ABC transporter substrate-binding protein, giving the protein MKAVLGGLAVLALAVGSASAQETKVAIGISGWTGFAPLTLAKEAGIFKKNGLDVTIKKVPQASRHLAIQSGDIQCAATTVETWIVWNANGVPTKQIFQLDKSYGADGMVVKNDIASIKDIKGKQVAASAPGTSPYFALSWMLKKNGLSVKDVTVVNMEPGPAAQAFIAGQNDAAMTYEPYLSSVRAAPQSGKIIATTLDYPMVMDTFGCTPKFLADNPKAAKAFADSYFEALDMIAKDQAKAYEIMGADVKQTGEAFGKSAQFLRWQDREANKKFFASEFKTFSAEAADLLLETGIIKQKPDMEALADTSFIQ; this is encoded by the coding sequence ATGAAGGCGGTATTGGGTGGTTTGGCCGTGTTGGCGCTGGCGGTCGGTTCGGCCTCGGCGCAGGAGACGAAGGTGGCCATCGGCATCTCGGGCTGGACGGGCTTCGCGCCCCTGACGCTCGCCAAGGAAGCCGGGATCTTCAAGAAGAACGGCCTCGACGTCACGATCAAGAAGGTCCCGCAGGCAAGTCGGCACCTCGCCATCCAGTCCGGTGACATCCAATGCGCCGCCACGACGGTCGAGACCTGGATCGTGTGGAACGCGAACGGCGTCCCCACCAAGCAGATCTTCCAGCTCGACAAGAGCTACGGGGCCGACGGCATGGTGGTGAAGAACGACATCGCGTCCATCAAGGACATCAAGGGCAAGCAAGTCGCCGCCTCCGCGCCCGGCACGTCGCCCTATTTCGCCCTCTCCTGGATGCTCAAGAAGAACGGCCTGTCGGTGAAGGACGTGACCGTGGTCAACATGGAACCGGGCCCGGCCGCCCAGGCCTTCATCGCCGGCCAGAACGACGCTGCCATGACCTACGAGCCTTATCTCTCGTCCGTGCGCGCGGCGCCTCAATCCGGCAAGATCATCGCCACCACGCTCGACTATCCGATGGTCATGGACACCTTCGGCTGCACGCCGAAATTCCTCGCCGACAATCCGAAGGCCGCGAAGGCCTTTGCCGACAGCTACTTCGAAGCACTCGACATGATCGCCAAGGACCAGGCGAAGGCCTACGAGATCATGGGCGCGGACGTGAAGCAGACCGGCGAGGCCTTCGGCAAATCGGCCCAGTTCCTGCGCTGGCAGGACCGCGAAGCCAACAAGAAGTTCTTCGCGAGCGAGTTCAAGACCTTCTCGGCGGAAGCCGCCGACCTGCTGCTCGAGACCGGTATCATCAAGCAGAAGCCGGACATGGAAGCGCTCGCGGATACGAGCTTCATTCAGTAA
- a CDS encoding ABC transporter ATP-binding protein, with protein MTGTILQIDNVSRVFPGVRGGAPVRALEPTNLQVVQNDFITILGPSGCGKSTLLRIVAGLDRPSGGRVLLNGRGIKGPGADRGMVFQSYTLFPWLTIAENIAYGLREKGMAKAERQDIVASYTDKVGLRGFENHYPKQLSGGMQQRTAIARALANDPDILLLDEPFGALDNQTRGLMQELLLGIWERERKTVLFVTHDIEEAIFLASRVVVMSARPGRIKADIPVDLPHPRHYTMKTTPEFSSLKAQLTEEIRVEAMQAEGVH; from the coding sequence ATGACCGGCACGATCCTCCAGATCGACAACGTCTCGCGCGTGTTCCCGGGCGTGCGCGGCGGCGCGCCCGTGCGGGCGCTCGAGCCCACGAACCTGCAGGTGGTGCAGAACGACTTCATCACCATTCTCGGCCCGTCCGGCTGCGGGAAATCCACGCTCCTGCGCATCGTCGCGGGCCTCGACCGCCCGAGCGGCGGCCGCGTGCTGCTCAACGGCCGCGGGATCAAGGGACCGGGCGCGGATCGGGGCATGGTGTTCCAGTCCTACACCCTGTTCCCGTGGCTGACGATTGCCGAGAACATCGCGTACGGCCTGCGCGAGAAGGGCATGGCCAAAGCGGAGCGCCAGGACATCGTCGCGTCGTACACGGACAAGGTGGGCTTGCGCGGCTTCGAGAATCATTATCCCAAGCAGCTCTCCGGCGGCATGCAGCAGCGCACCGCCATCGCCCGGGCGCTCGCCAACGATCCGGACATCCTGCTCCTCGACGAGCCCTTCGGCGCCCTCGACAACCAGACCCGCGGACTGATGCAGGAGCTGCTGCTGGGCATCTGGGAACGCGAGCGCAAGACAGTGCTCTTCGTCACCCATGACATCGAGGAAGCGATCTTCCTCGCGTCCCGCGTCGTCGTCATGTCGGCCCGCCCGGGGCGGATCAAGGCGGACATTCCGGTCGACCTGCCGCATCCCCGCCACTACACCATGAAGACGACGCCGGAATTCTCGAGCCTGAAGGCGCAGCTGACCGAAGAGATCCGCGTCGAGGCCATGCAGGCGGAAGGCGTGCATTGA